The segment CCGTTCCGGTGCCATGGTCGATCGAGAAGTGATGCCCAATCCTGGCTCGCGGATGAATATCAATACCCGTTTCCGAATGAGCCAGTTCTGTTATGATACGGGGAATATAAGGCACACCCAGCTGATCCAGCTGATGGGCGATGCGATAATTGCAGATAGCACGGAATCCCGGGTAACAGAAAATAATCTCTCCCAGATTCTGTGCGGCAGGATCGCTGTTATAGGTAGCTTCAGCATCCGTTGCCAGCATGTGACGCAGCTGTGGCAAGGCAGCAATAAACTGTTCTGACAGTGCTGCCGCCTCGGTCGTCAACTGGTCACCACACGATTCGCAGGAAGCATCGGCAAAACACAGACCTGCCTGAATCTCTTTTGTCAGCAAGCCATGAAGCGTCTCCACCAGCACACCCAGATGATAGCGGATGGTCTGTTTGTTAATTCGGGCTGAACCATAATATCCGGGGAACAAAATAGCACGGCACAGATCGACAATGCGCTTCAACGTCTCTCCCGAAGGCAAGGCTTCCTCATCGCGACGGCTGTGAAACAACGCCTGATAAGAGGCCTCATCAGACAATTCAAGAACGGCACGACTGATTATGCTGCTATGCTGTTGCTGTGCTTCCATGTAGTATTATTCATACCTATTACCAGAGGATTGAAACTCTGAAATCCATTGTAGCCGGTCTTTCCTGCACCTTGAAGTCACTATATGTCGCATAGAAAGCCACATAACCCGGACTTACATCATACGTATAAGTTTCAGTCCAAGGAACACCATTAGCATCTTGACGATGCAATACATAAGGCAGCGGAGTCATAGTTTCAATATCTCCT is part of the Parabacteroides sp. AD58 genome and harbors:
- a CDS encoding serine O-acetyltransferase; translated protein: MEAQQQHSSIISRAVLELSDEASYQALFHSRRDEEALPSGETLKRIVDLCRAILFPGYYGSARINKQTIRYHLGVLVETLHGLLTKEIQAGLCFADASCESCGDQLTTEAAALSEQFIAALPQLRHMLATDAEATYNSDPAAQNLGEIIFCYPGFRAICNYRIAHQLDQLGVPYIPRIITELAHSETGIDIHPRARIGHHFSIDHGTGTVIGETSVIGNYVRIFQGVSLAGEKFPPDENGNAIRGVDRHPIVGDHVTIYSNATLLGHIHVGDGATIFGNVWLTHDVAAGESVYQRT